The following proteins are co-located in the Candidatus Protochlamydia naegleriophila genome:
- a CDS encoding ATP-binding protein, giving the protein MKFIDRKKELSRLNHLIDKDDSGMAVVIGRRRLGKTRLLLEWAHPHKPIYYMADESSPTLQRKYFALALQEVLPNFASVEYNDWHSLFTRLAIDASYIGWKGPLIIDELPYLISTSPEIASILQRFIDHDAKKSKMVIALSGSSQRMMQGAILDASAPLFGRAKEIIKLGPIPIGYMQEALDIQNSRDIVEAYSVWGGVPRYWELAANQKASLLEQVNHLVLDPLGALNDEPNHLLLEESASSLRPILDAIGLGAHRLSEIATKVGQQATSLNRSIQRLIELDLIEREIPFGAEEYNSKRTLYKISDPFMRFWFELVASQRSFLTKANDSQRIKYLHDSIQRIFSLCWEDLCRLAAPILSQQFEHELIFGTANRYWHKSNPEWDILSESMDKKALFIGEAKWVINPPNTNWIYKTIEELKAKGLSALGKGTYHQTFYGLFVPEKPHSLSLSSNVKVFDASDVINALK; this is encoded by the coding sequence ATGAAATTTATCGATCGAAAAAAAGAATTGTCGCGTTTGAATCATTTGATAGACAAAGACGACTCTGGAATGGCAGTAGTGATAGGGAGAAGGCGTCTAGGAAAAACCCGTCTCCTACTAGAATGGGCTCATCCCCATAAGCCTATTTATTATATGGCAGATGAATCTTCACCTACATTGCAAAGAAAATACTTTGCATTAGCTCTTCAAGAAGTTTTACCTAATTTTGCCTCTGTCGAATACAATGATTGGCACTCTTTATTTACGAGATTAGCAATTGATGCTTCTTATATTGGCTGGAAAGGTCCACTAATAATTGATGAACTCCCCTATTTGATATCCACCTCCCCGGAAATTGCTAGTATTTTACAGCGATTTATTGATCATGACGCCAAGAAATCTAAAATGGTAATTGCTTTGAGTGGATCAAGTCAACGCATGATGCAAGGAGCTATATTAGATGCTTCAGCACCTTTATTCGGAAGAGCTAAGGAAATTATTAAATTAGGTCCAATTCCTATTGGATACATGCAAGAAGCTTTAGATATCCAAAACTCTAGGGATATTGTTGAAGCTTACTCTGTATGGGGAGGAGTCCCTCGCTATTGGGAATTAGCAGCGAATCAAAAAGCAAGTTTGCTCGAACAAGTTAATCATCTTGTTCTAGATCCACTAGGAGCTTTAAATGATGAGCCTAACCACCTGCTTCTTGAAGAATCTGCAAGCTCATTAAGACCTATTTTAGATGCGATTGGATTAGGAGCTCATCGGCTTTCTGAAATTGCCACAAAAGTCGGGCAACAAGCTACGTCTTTAAATCGTTCAATACAACGACTTATAGAGCTAGATCTCATTGAACGCGAAATTCCTTTTGGTGCCGAAGAATACAATTCTAAGCGTACACTCTATAAGATTAGCGATCCTTTTATGCGTTTTTGGTTCGAATTAGTAGCTTCTCAAAGAAGCTTTCTTACTAAAGCTAATGATAGCCAACGTATTAAATATCTCCACGATTCAATTCAAAGGATATTTTCTCTTTGTTGGGAAGACTTATGTCGATTGGCTGCTCCCATTTTATCCCAACAATTCGAACATGAATTAATCTTCGGTACTGCAAATCGATACTGGCATAAAAGTAATCCTGAGTGGGACATACTATCGGAATCTATGGATAAAAAGGCATTATTCATCGGGGAAGCAAAATGGGTTATCAACCCTCCTAATACAAATTGGATATACAAAACGATAGAAGAATTAAAAGCGAAAGGGCTTTCTGCTTTAGGTAAGGGAACTTACCATCAAACATTTTATGGTTTATTTGTACCAGAAAAACCCCATTCTTTATCACTAAGCTCCAATGTCAAAGTATTTGATGCTAGTGACGTGATAAACGCTTTAAAATAG